The following are from one region of the Polaribacter marinaquae genome:
- the aceB gene encoding malate synthase A, with product MEQATALKEIKFVGFSQEEYQSVLTLEAKIFLVELHNKFNSRRLELLKEREVSQAYFNAGNFPSFLEETKEVRESDWVCAPLPEDLLDRRVEITGPVDRKMVINALNSGAKTFMADFEDSNSPNIENNLGGQINLRDAINKTISYYNEKKDKTYSLNEETATLLVRPRGLHLNEKHLLIAGEEMSGSLVDFGLFFFHNIKTLQEQGSATYFYLPKLEHYLEARFWNDVFVFAQDYLSIPQKTIKATVLVEAITASFQLDEIIYELRNHMAGLNCGRWDYIFSYIKKFRNHKGFMVPNRDQVTMNSPFMKAYSLLVIQKCHKRNVHAMGGMAAQIPIKNDEKANDAAFAKVFNDKEQEVKNGHDGTWVAHPGLVKVAMDVFNKNMPTKNQIHIKRSDVKVSEKDLVEMPKGTITEDGIRKNINVGILYIESWLRGNGAAALYNLMEDAATAEISRTQVWLWLHNNVKIEDGRTFNMAMYQLLKREEVEKLKKLVGEENFTNGKFKLAIELFDQLVLSKDYKEFLTLSAYTYI from the coding sequence ATGGAACAAGCTACAGCATTAAAAGAGATAAAATTTGTAGGATTTTCTCAGGAAGAGTATCAAAGTGTTTTAACGTTAGAGGCAAAGATTTTTTTGGTTGAATTGCATAACAAATTTAATTCTAGAAGATTGGAGTTGTTAAAAGAAAGAGAGGTTTCGCAGGCATATTTTAACGCAGGAAATTTCCCTTCTTTTTTAGAGGAAACAAAAGAGGTAAGAGAATCTGATTGGGTTTGTGCTCCTTTACCTGAAGATTTATTAGATAGAAGAGTGGAAATTACGGGGCCTGTTGATAGAAAAATGGTGATTAACGCATTAAATTCTGGTGCAAAAACATTTATGGCAGATTTTGAGGATAGTAATTCTCCAAATATTGAAAACAATTTAGGAGGGCAAATTAATTTACGTGATGCTATAAATAAAACCATTTCATATTATAATGAGAAAAAAGATAAAACATATTCTTTAAATGAAGAAACTGCAACTTTATTGGTGCGCCCAAGAGGTTTGCATTTAAATGAAAAGCATTTATTGATTGCTGGTGAAGAGATGTCGGGTTCTTTAGTTGATTTTGGATTGTTCTTTTTTCATAATATAAAAACATTACAAGAACAAGGTTCTGCAACCTACTTTTATTTGCCAAAATTAGAGCATTATTTAGAAGCTCGTTTTTGGAACGATGTTTTTGTATTTGCACAAGACTATTTGTCAATTCCGCAAAAAACAATAAAAGCTACAGTTTTAGTAGAAGCAATTACAGCTAGTTTTCAGTTAGACGAAATTATATATGAATTAAGAAATCACATGGCAGGTTTAAATTGTGGTCGTTGGGATTATATTTTTTCATACATCAAGAAGTTTAGAAATCATAAGGGGTTTATGGTTCCAAATAGAGATCAGGTAACAATGAATTCTCCATTTATGAAAGCTTATTCTTTATTGGTTATTCAAAAATGTCATAAAAGAAATGTGCATGCAATGGGAGGAATGGCAGCTCAAATTCCAATTAAAAACGATGAAAAAGCAAACGATGCTGCTTTTGCAAAAGTGTTTAATGATAAAGAGCAAGAAGTAAAAAACGGTCATGATGGAACTTGGGTTGCGCATCCAGGATTGGTAAAAGTAGCCATGGATGTTTTTAATAAAAATATGCCAACTAAAAATCAAATTCATATTAAAAGAAGTGATGTAAAAGTTTCAGAAAAAGATTTGGTTGAAATGCCAAAAGGAACAATTACCGAAGACGGAATTAGGAAAAACATAAACGTTGGAATTTTATACATAGAATCTTGGTTAAGAGGAAATGGTGCAGCAGCATTATATAACTTAATGGAAGATGCTGCAACTGCCGAAATATCGAGAACGCAAGTTTGGCTATGGTTGCACAATAACGTTAAAATTGAAGACGGAAGAACTTTTAATATGGCAATGTATCAGTTATTAAAAAGGGAAGAAGTAGAGAAATTAAAAAAATTAGTTGGCGAAGAGAATTTTACAAATGGTAAGTTTAAACTTGCAATAGAGTTGTTTGATCAATTAGTTTTATCAAAAGATTATAAAGAGTTTTTAACGCTTTCAGCATACACATATATATAA
- a CDS encoding helix-turn-helix domain-containing protein, whose product MIIEDEYIRLIFGLKLKQIRTDKNLSLFGLSKLSGLSKSYLNEIEKGKKYPKTDKIIILSEKLDVPYDNLVSLKLDKNLAPIGEILQSKILKEIPLDLFGIKENNLIDIVANAPAKVNAFISTIIKIAQNYNLTRESFFLASLRSYQEAHSNYFEDIENDVEKFAESYHLNLNKRITSIDLEDILTEEYGYTINDKELRKHENLGELRNIFIPQKKILLIDSTISEAQKTFIYAKELAYNYLNINDRLFTFPWIKFENFDQVLNNFIASYFAGALIIPRKSLTEKLTQFFSLKEWKPLELHKIIKHFNCSHETFYQRLTNILPKYYNIKNLFFLRFTHKLNSPEFRLNKELHITQQQAPHANRNNDHYCRRWISIKTIKDLEKSSKERPTFGVQISSYVNQKNEYLVLSSATTDPFKEDINRSVSIGMLLSANLKKKLNFFKEDTFEKKLVGVTCETCAVENCTERTAEPSRLEKQEKYKKIAITVAEIISSYS is encoded by the coding sequence ATGATTATAGAAGACGAGTACATTAGACTGATTTTTGGCTTAAAACTTAAACAAATAAGGACAGATAAGAATTTATCTTTATTCGGTTTATCAAAATTATCGGGCTTATCAAAATCGTATTTAAACGAAATTGAAAAAGGAAAAAAATATCCAAAAACAGATAAAATTATCATTCTTTCTGAAAAACTAGATGTTCCTTATGATAATTTAGTTTCGCTAAAACTAGATAAAAACCTTGCTCCTATTGGAGAAATTTTACAATCTAAAATTTTAAAGGAAATTCCACTAGACTTATTCGGCATAAAAGAGAATAACTTAATTGATATTGTAGCAAATGCTCCTGCAAAAGTAAATGCCTTTATAAGTACAATAATTAAGATTGCTCAAAACTACAACCTAACTAGAGAAAGTTTCTTTTTAGCATCCTTACGCTCTTACCAAGAAGCACACAGTAATTATTTTGAAGATATAGAAAATGATGTAGAAAAATTTGCAGAGTCTTATCATTTAAACCTAAATAAAAGAATAACCTCTATTGATCTAGAAGACATTTTAACAGAAGAATACGGTTACACCATAAATGATAAAGAATTAAGAAAACATGAAAATTTAGGAGAATTAAGAAATATATTTATTCCACAAAAGAAAATACTTTTAATAGACAGCACTATTTCTGAAGCACAAAAAACTTTTATTTATGCAAAGGAATTAGCCTACAACTATTTAAATATTAATGACAGATTATTTACCTTCCCTTGGATAAAATTTGAAAACTTCGATCAAGTTTTAAATAATTTTATAGCTTCCTATTTTGCTGGAGCTTTAATTATTCCAAGAAAATCTTTAACTGAAAAACTAACACAATTCTTCTCTCTAAAAGAATGGAAACCACTTGAACTACATAAAATTATTAAACATTTTAATTGTTCTCACGAAACTTTCTACCAACGATTAACAAACATATTACCAAAGTACTACAATATAAAAAACCTGTTTTTTTTACGTTTTACTCATAAATTAAACTCACCAGAATTTAGATTAAATAAAGAACTACACATAACTCAGCAACAAGCGCCTCACGCTAACAGAAACAATGATCATTATTGTAGAAGATGGATTTCTATAAAAACAATAAAAGACTTAGAAAAATCTTCTAAAGAAAGACCAACATTTGGAGTACAAATATCTTCTTATGTTAATCAGAAAAACGAATACCTAGTTTTATCATCCGCAACAACTGACCCTTTTAAAGAAGACATAAACAGAAGTGTAAGTATCGGAATGTTATTATCTGCAAACCTTAAAAAGAAACTAAATTTCTTTAAAGAAGATACCTTTGAAAAAAAACTGGTAGGTGTTACTTGTGAAACTTGCGCTGTAGAAAATTGTACAGAAAGAACAGCAGAACCTTCAAGATTAGAAAAACAAGAAAAGTATAAAAAAATTGCAATTACAGTAGCCGAAATTATTAGTTCTTACAGTTAA